CTAAATATTTCAATCctaaaaaccaaattaaaaagtggtacaaatgaaAACTTATAGTTCAAGAATATGCTTACCTTTAGTGCTTTTAGACGAATAACAGATCCTGATTTCCTAAAAAGCCCTTCTGTATGAATATGTTCTTCTAAAGATGTGCAAGCATCAACAAGAAAACTGGAAGAGAGAACTCTTTTTAGGTGGTAAGACACACATCTCACTAAATCCTATTCTCCTGCCAGAGGCTACACCCCTTTCAGCTCTGATGCTACAAATCCCTTTAATCTCTGTGATAGAAGgttactttgttttcctttttgcttcctAAATTCTTCTCTAAAGCCCATCTTTTCACCCATGACAACCTCAGTGAGCCTGCTCAATCCTTGATCCTTGCCAATCTTAATCCATTTCTCTGCTTCTGCTCAGAGCAcaagatgtcttttttttactGCCTTCACTTCTTCATATCCCAGTCTTTGCTCAACCCTCTGCAATCAGACTCATCCCCATTACTCCATCAAGATCACGAATGGCCTCTGCCTTGCCAAATCCATGGTCAATTCACTGTCTTTATCTTCTTGTCCTACCAGCAGTTGATACACTCAACCACTCCGTGATGATCTTGAAAATACTCTTCTTCACTACACTTCTGGAATTTCTGCTGTCTCCCTGACTGCTCTTTCTCAAACTTCTTTTCTGGCTCCTTTTTCTGCCAGACTTCTCCATCCTAGGATCACCCAGGGCTCTAAGGCCTTCTCCATTTCTTTACCTATTGTATCTGCACAGGTGATCTTGCACAGCACACATAGCTTAAAAAACCTACCATCAACTAACTACATTTGCCCAAAAATAAggcaaggctttttttttctctcaccaaCATTACCTGTCAGAAAGTCAGATATATCCATCCCAGTCCTTACAATCCTCCTCACATTTAGAGGTGTGTGCTCAATTTCTTTACACTGAATAATTTTTAACAATCAATATTGGCTTAGATACTTAGGTAACAGCTGATAACAAAAAATTTGAATGGATGTCAGCTGCAAGCAAATGAAAGCATTGTACTGGTGCATAGTGGCTGAATGTTGCAGAGTAACTGACAGaaaagctttctttttaaaaaagtagacaaAGAAACTACAACAAAGATTTAGTCATTATTACTAGAGATATGACTGAAACTCTAAACATTGaaaatcatcattaaaaaaaacctttcataggtcatttaaaaagcaaaatagcaGTTTGAATACCAGTTTGAAATATTTACTCTTCCTTTCAAAGTTTGCTCACCTTGGAATATGTCCATATTCTGGAACAACAGACTGGGGCAATGTATTAAAAGGTACTCCAAACAGTTTACCCTAAAATGACAAAGTCAGTTACTCTAACACAAATATTAGGCTCAATATAAGCTTTCTTAAACATTAGGCAAATTAAAAAcctcacaaaataaaacaagatagcAGAAATAAACTATTGGTcaagacacagaaaacaattaCATCAagtatatttgttaaaaaattacTACTTTACACTAGATATTATGCTAGGTGCTGGGAGTACAAAAATGGTCAAGATAGAGTCATTGCCCTTAAGCAACGCAGCAGATTCCCTCAGTTTCCAATCCCACAACAGAAAATCAATCCATTTAGTGTTCAGTAAGGAAATTCTTAAACAGAATTTGGCCCAATATGCTAACATTTCTGGAAAATACTACAAGCTCCTTTACTAACTATATAAATACTGACCTTAAACTTTCTGTTGGTCACCTTATAAATACTAACTTGAACAAAAGGCCAAATTGGCCTATAACAGTAATTCCTGTCACTCAGTGAGTACTTCCTAAAATTATATCAGGGTGGTTCCTTTTAGACCTGATTATCTTTTCCACACTCTATGGGAGAGTACTAATCAAACTGTTCTGAGGTATCCAAGGACGGGATTCTGCAAACAATTTAAATTTCACGTCGTACTTTCAAAACCAATTTTAAAAGGTCAGAGTCGAATGTATTACTCACATtcaaattttaatacatttgaagATCCCAAGAGCACATTTGTATGTTGGTTAACTTGAGTGTTTGTGCACACCTCTGAATAAAGAATCTGCCACTATCTTTGGGCATATATTCAAACTTCTTAAAAACGAGTCACTGATTAAGAAGGTTGTAGCTTTGCCTTGAACTTAAAAGTAAAttc
Above is a window of Kogia breviceps isolate mKogBre1 unplaced genomic scaffold, mKogBre1 haplotype 1 scaffold_639, whole genome shotgun sequence DNA encoding:
- the LOC131749814 gene encoding inactive Rho GTPase-activating protein 11B-like, with product MWDRRLVRLAVVQQLRAVYGIKVKGGRGQCDRRRPETAATEIVGKLFGVPFNTLPQSVVPEYGHIPSFLVDACTSLEEHIHTEGLFRKSGSVIRLKALK